The proteins below come from a single Malus sylvestris chromosome 3, drMalSylv7.2, whole genome shotgun sequence genomic window:
- the LOC126616694 gene encoding uncharacterized protein LOC126616694 isoform X5, with protein MVHFSVKELTSDHHPDRYDEKSRVETAGGYVIEWGGVPRVNGELAISRAIGDVSFKSYGVISAPELTDWQPLTVNDTYLVAASDGVFEKLSVQDVCDLLWEVQSYDSGRSEISSLCSYSLADCIVNTAFEKGSMDNVAAVVVPLVSTGISGNLFKERSVGEGDTNYPALGLQESTYEGSANDFAYDLKQLKYAHPVVAKFDRLLVKGKHGYVGCFYLSENLDEHAEYMLQEKDEHEYFVYDLPQALPEAFDQQFGGRLNLYHDQNFCMYLGITVDNAKDQCTNPEGFASFLALIESVPFLDAGSANGSEYSMPDSRYVLKKRFGRGSYGEVWLAFNWNCHQGNNTSNSSLPDENLLILKRIMVERGAAVYLSGLREKYFGEIFLNASSRLGGSLSAGTSTSVLNESWFDFYGLLETTDSMTYGSGNSWTFENLFQDRFRLHGDFYEEGLNHIARYVESFESQANEIWLVFRYEGVSLSKIMYTVEEDTNADERAEKVNHVQMLRPSKWWHWLKTTEAGEEQMRSLIWQLLMALKSCHDRNITHRDIKPENMVLCFEEQNTGRCLKGIPNGHNFTTKMRIIDFGSALDEFTLKHLYGSTGPSRVEQTNEYTPPEALLYSNWYRKSTNTTLKYDMWSVGVVMLELILGSPNVFQISDYTRILLDQHLQGWNEGLKELAYKLRSFMELCILIPGSSLRHHQTEGQARGSPASWKCSEEFFSHQIKSRDPLKLGFPNVWAMRLVRQLLLWDPEERLSVDEALQHPYFQPPPRE; from the exons TGGCGTCATATCTGCACCTGAGTTGACTGATTGGCAACCCCTAACTGTAAATGATACCTATCTTGTGGCTGCATCTGATGGAGTTTTTGAGAAGCTGAGCGTGCAGGATGTTTGTGATTTGTTGTGGGAAGTACAGAGTTATGATTCTGGGAGATCAGAGATCTCTTCCTTGTGTTCATACTCATTAGCTGACTGCATAGTGAATACTGCATTTGAAAAGGGCAGCATGGATAACGTGGCAGCTGTTGTTGTTCCATTGGTATCTACAGGGATTTCTGGTAATCTGTTCAAGGAAAGGTCAGTTGGAGAAGGAGACACAAATTACCCAGCATTAGGACTGCAGGAGTCCACCTATGAAGGCTCAG CCAATGACTTTGCATATGACCTAAAGCAATTGAAGTATGCTCATCCAGTTGTTGCCAAGTTTGACAGGTTATTG GTAAAAGGAAAACATGGCTATGTTGGCTGTTTCTATCTATCTgagaaccttgatgaacatgcaGAGTACATGTTGCAAGAGAAGGATGAGCATGAATATTTTGTGTATGACCTGCCTCAGGCTCTTCCTGAGGCCTTTGACCAACAGTTTG GTGGACGTCTAAATTTGTACCATGACCAGAATTTTTGCATGTACCTTGGAATTACTGTTGACAATGCTAAAGATCAATGCACAAATCCTGAAGGCTTTGCAAGTTTTCTTGCATTGATTGAATCAGTTCCTTTCCTTGATGCTGGTTCAGCTAATGGATCTGAATATTCAATGCCTGACAGCAG GTATGTACTAAAGAAGAGGTTTGGTCGTGGATCATATGGTGAAGTGTGGCTGGCTTTTAATTGGAACTGTCATCAAGGCAACAACACTTCAAATTCAA GCCTTCCTGATGAAAACTTGCTCATTTTAAAACGTATAATG GTGGAGAGAGGGGCTGCTGTTTACTTAAGTGGTTTACGGGAAAAAtattttggtgaaatttttCTAAATGCCTCTAGTCGTCTTGGAGGTTCTCTATCAGCTGGAACATCAACCTCTGTCTTGAATGAATCATGGTTTGATTTCTATGGCTTGTTAGAGACAACTGATTCAATGACATATGGAAGCGGAAACAGTTGGACTTTTGAGAACTTGTTCCAGGACAGATTTAGACTGCATGGAGATTTCTATGAAGAAGGGTTGAACCATATTGCTAGATATGTAGAGTCTTTTGAATCTCAAGCAAATGAAATATGGCTTGTATTTCGTTATGAGGGCGTGTCTTTATCGAAGATTATGTATACCGTGGAAGAAGATACTAATGCTGATGAAAGAGCTGAAAAAGTGAACCATGTTCAGATGCTGCGTCCATCAAAATGGTGGCATTGGTTGAAGACAACAGAAGCAGGAGAGGAGCAAATGCGCAGTCTTATATGGCAATTG TTGATGGCGTTGAAGTCCTGTCATGACCGTAATATTACCCATAGAGATATCAAACCTG AGAATATGGTGTTATGCTTTGAAGAGCAGAACACGGGGAGATGCCTGAAAGGAATTCCAAATGGCCACAATTTCACCACcaaaat GCGCATTATTGACTTTGGCAGTGCACTGGATGAGTTCACTTTAAAGCATTTGTATGGTTCTACTGGACCATCCAG AGTTGAACAGACTAATGAATATACTCCTCCGGAAGCCTTGCTTTATTCTAATTGGTACCGGAAGTCCACCAACACAACATTGAA GTACGATATGTGGAGTGTTGGTGTTGTGATGTTAGAGTTGATTTTAGGATCACCAAATGTTTTCCAgattagtgattacacacgcaTTCTTTTAGACCAGCATCTACAGGGATGGAATGAGGGCTTAAAGGAGCTTGCCTACAA ACTTAGATCATTCATGGAGTTGTGCATCTTAATCCCCGGGAGTTCCTTACGACATCACCAAACCGAGGGCCAG GCTCGAGGATCACCAGCTTCTTGGAAATGCTCAGAAGAATTTTTCTCTCATCAAATAAAGAGTAGAGATCCGCTTAAACTAGG GTTTCCAAATGTTTGGGCTATGAGGTTGGTGCGCCAGCTATTACTCTGGGACCCT GAGGAGCGGTTGAGCGTTGACGAAGCTTTGCAACATCCATATTTCCAGCCTCCTCCCAGGGAATGA